The Lolium perenne isolate Kyuss_39 unplaced genomic scaffold, Kyuss_2.0 unplaced14, whole genome shotgun sequence genome includes a region encoding these proteins:
- the LOC127304736 gene encoding uncharacterized protein — protein MTYYVVYHGRVPGVYEDWEDCRRQVHRFSGNSYKGYTTLEEAETRYANFRAGQRREMWRTPFIVMMLAATASLVYYVIVV, from the coding sequence atgacgtactatgtcgtctaccacggcagggttcctggagtctacgaggactgggaagactgtaggaggcaggtccaccgtttcagcggcaacagctacaaggggtacaccactttggaggaggcggaaactcgatacgccaactttcgagcgggacagaggagggagatgtggaggacccctttcatcgtgatgatgcttgccgccaccgcctctctagtttattatgtcattgttgtttag